A genomic stretch from Pomacea canaliculata isolate SZHN2017 linkage group LG2, ASM307304v1, whole genome shotgun sequence includes:
- the LOC112556752 gene encoding probable E3 ubiquitin-protein ligase MID2 isoform X1: MAELLTVDCDCCPVCHELYSEPKLLPCAHTICRDCVLLWLRKTTWKGSCPLCRTPILSKTTQQLVQQSDHDLIKAVDELPTDQVTANFADTKRVLRAPHTCGICDDLTPAETFCFQCHLKLCSSCSRYHRKVPSISDHDLHDLRTLTSETFAALSGTRCASHVDKMADLYCSDHRVVICMECATKFSHKRCNVDGIENFGKLERKRLKERVCCLQEKEKELEREIKHLEDITIKACSLSADLQKEVHEKFDKMAQTLNARRQELVDRLKASECDVTRHVTSAKSQLEMQRAVLAAHANVGERMVAMATDGGILTAVDKLEDRLKKLEKEEWKKLGNISMEVVSIDHTTFDRTQRAVAELGQLTALFLEATSSGQTLSLAGGCGVEEDDVVTPHLIELKAYTNGLPVATRTPSQQTLRVASPRRCLRYSGAALRGRRHNHIHHPDSELCSTLWFFGIHDDLRAQDCLLNEWDAP; the protein is encoded by the exons ATGGCTGAATTACTGACAGTGGACTGTGACTGCTGTCCTGTTTGTCACGAACTTTACTCGGAACCCAAACTACTCCCATGTGCCCACACCATATGTCGTGACTGCGTGCTGCTGTGGCTGAGGAAAACCACGTGGAAGGGCTCATGTCCACTCTGCCGGACACCCATCTTGTCGAAGACGACCCAGCAACTTGTCCAACAATCAGACCACGACCTCATCAAAGCTGTGGACGAGCTGCCGACAGATCAGGTGACTGCAAACTTCGCTGACACCAAGAGGGTGCTGCGTGCCCCCCACACCTGCGGCATCTGCGATGATCTCACACCTGCGGAGACCTTTTGCTTTCAGTGCCATCTAAAGCTCTGCTCGTCCTGCTCCAGATATCACAGAAAGGTCCCATCCATCAGTGATCATGACCTCCACGACCTGCGCACCTTGACATCTGAAACGTTTGCTGCCCTGTCCGGAACGCGATGTGCGAGTCACGTGGACAAGATGGCCGACCTGTACTGCTCTGACCACCGTGTGGTCATCTGCATGGAGTGCGCCACCAAATTCTCCCATAAACGATGTAATGTTGATGGCATCGAGAATTTTGGGAAACTTGAGCGCAAGAGACTGAAAGAGCGTGTCTGCTGTCTtcaggagaaagagaaagagttggAAAGAGAA ATCAAGCATTTAGAGGACATAACGATCAAAGCCTGCTCACTGTCTGCTGACTTACAAAAGGAGGTTCACGAGAAGTTtgacaagatggcgcagacCCTGAACGCAAGACGACAAGAGCTTGTGGACCGCCTGAAGGCCAGCGAGTGTGACGTCACTCGGCACGTGACCTCAGCCAAGTCTCAACTGGAGATGCAGCGAGCGGTGCTTGCAGCACATGCGAACGTTGGGGAGCGAATGGTCGCCATGGCAACAGATGGTGGCATTTTGACTGCGGTGGACAAACTGGAGGATCGTCTGAAGAAGCTGGAAAAGGAAGAGTGGAAAAAGCTAGGAAACATCTCCATGGAAGTAGTTAGCATCGATCACACAACTTTTGACAGAACCCAACGTGCTGTTGCTGAGCTGGGTCAGCTGACTGCGTTGTTTCTAGAAGCTACG tcgTCTGGACAGACATTAAGTCTTGCGGGTGGATGCGGCGTTGAGGAGGATGACGTAGTAACACCACATCTGATTGAACTGAAAGCTTATACCAACGGATTACCAGTCGCCACCCGTACTCCATCCCAACAAACCTTGCGAGTTGCTTCCCCTCGGCGTTGCCTGCGCTATAGTGGCGCTGCTCTACGCGGGAGGAGGCACAACCACATACACCACCCTGATTCCGAGCTCTGTTCTACGCTTTGGTTCTTTGGTATCCACGACGACTTGCGAGCACAAGACTGTTTATTAAATGAGTGGGATGCTCCATAA
- the LOC112555197 gene encoding uncharacterized protein LOC112555197, translating into MSPWTTSLMKVWKRQGTNAGIPWDSIENTPWCFVNGTGVEWEYCNIPYCSDFCQIKGGLMEFSGPVNRTKNNTKCVPWSTTKFINPEDFPKGNEDLRLNYCRNPSNSQTQPWCYTNSNGTTYQHCDIPHCPSTVLFYKENYYPNLEKCLGPETVFSDITSARQRYQQLCLTTEELSLTILCSTNNHSFAAIQIECDLCPDLPVFASVSLQTGVYKVGTSWTYTCAEGRYPVSGSGTYKCEFTKEWLAPNPGLICKNWTNYAYGATLNKVSTLLTDDDINTCTDFPSYTYRLQMTTALEVRIVTFILNQTQAFSGRVTVTSANMTKACSNVTVYDLLVVVTCEQAPVTQNLTLEVSAGAVLHLCEWRVFGRPPSLDGDFHFLECLQSETGSEYKGDVSFTSSGVTCLRWDSVTGTSALYFPDWNITEVANKCRNPGDPGNPRQTSPWCYVNTTSGREAQLCFIPKCSNWCDVPDGTTEYNGDVRRPCSKWTDVLANQTVRLFRGEDFPDRSTNHNFCRNPNNSPTGPWCYTDLNGTSQSCSVPHCPTALVSLNESDPLFDTVTSCFLETGVEANYSHVRASARARCFTLSVLYVTVLCKTNTSHLAAVQIECDYCPPLPTTSGLVVDQRNYPPGTNVSFTCSDTRVTVGGRGTLLCSLSLQWEVVSHDLQCKDWPNYGQMMVNSANDSQRADSNVTTCVTLPAGWYDLTLSGTLEVAVVTFRFKENVFPLDVTVAMTANSGQKACTALSNDTGSVFRCQQGPVGNKVQVQLPTCTLCKWGVYGRTLSSGASKALQCLQSPAGVEYKGDINFTVSGRECLRWDAKQLANPSPDDLPDSSVAEAGNKCRNPVSRLKDRPWCYVDGGGQDWEYCCIPSCEATCWIQNGVTSYYGDVSVASNNQPCVSWKKALANEAVTSLWPWDFPDLSTDHNFCRNPNNSRTGPWCYTDLNGTSQSCSVPQCPTQLLAYYDDPYRLSVKWCYIAEGVATLQHVLTVYQSTCLTTHLPFLTALCATNTSFIAVRIPCELPSSWSSNEMSSAASTIFSDHASTPFHVTSSSSLVGEHTVMPSSALSYVTRRPSTQPAVGYTATSTLDYTSIVKTSTNSLHFDPITSVTTMSYSAPGSTWKSILPTTTPIFSMAATSSLTHADTRATTTAYTSTPVTTIMSTPTTAATSTPITSATSTPSSAATSTPTSAATSTSSSAATSTSSSAATSTSTSAATSTSSSAATSSVTRTTPSAESFGRRQAMCPCDCLRRSMMKNMSEVQVQVLVVQQQKELTVDKYVLSSTRRLKACEPNHDIYAVATGSVLGVTALAVVVLFFMMGDLLVFSSFLRRVCRRWWQRWRRR; encoded by the exons ATGTCTCCCTGGACGACCTCCCTGATGAAGGTCTGGAAGAGGCAGGGAACAAATGCAGGAATCCCCTGGGATTCGATAGAAAACACACCGTGGTGTTTTGTCAATGGAACTGGAGTGGAATGGGAATACTGTAACATTCCATACTGCT CTGATTTTTGTCAGATTAAAGGCGGTCTTATGGAGTTCAGCGGTCCTGTAAACCGTAcaaaaaacaatacaaagtgTGTCCCTTGGTCAACTACAAAATTCATCAACCCAGAGGATTTTCCAAAAG GAAATGAAGACTTGCGACTCAATTACTGTCGAAATCCCAGCAACTCTCAGACTCAACCCTGGTGTTACACCAACTCCAATGGCACGACTTACCAACACTGTGACATCCCACACTGCC CCTCCACTGTCCTGTTCTACAAAGAAAACTACTACCCTAACCTCGAGAAGTGCCTGGGCCCTGAGACTGTTTTCTCTGACATAACATCAGCAAGACAGAGGTACCAGCAACTGTGCCTGACGACCGAGGAGCTGAGCCTCACCATCTTGTGCTCCACCAACAACCACTCCTTCGCGGCCATCCAGATTGAGTGCG ACCTGTGTCCGGACCTGCCCGTGTTCGCCAGCGTGTCCTTACAGACAGGTGTGTACAAGGTGGGCACGTCCTGGACCTACACCTGTGCTGAAGGCCGTTACCCTGTCTCGGGTAGCGGTACCTACAAGTGCGAGTTCACTAAAGAGTGGCTAGCTCCGAACCCAGGACTGATATGCAAGA acTGGACCAATTACGCATATGGGGCCACCCTCAACAAGGTATCCACCCTGTTAACGGACGACGACATCAACACCTGCACCGACTTTCCCTCGTATACATACCGGCTACAGATGACCACGGCGCTGGAAGTCAGGATCGTTACATTCATCCTCA ATCAGACGCAGGCCTTCTCTGGTCGGGTGACAGTGACGTCCGCCAACATGACGAAAGCGTGTTCTAACGTCACCGTGTACGacttgctggtggtggtgacgtGTGAGCAGGCGCCTGTGACGCAGAACCTTACACTGGAGGTCAGCGCCGGTGCTGTCCTTCACCTGTGTGAGTGGCGGGTGTTCGGCAGGCCACCCTCGCTAG ATGGAGACTTTCACTTCTTGGAGTGTCTGCAGTCAGAAACAGGAAGTGAGTACAAGGGCGACGTCAGCTTCACAAGCTCCGGGGTCACGTGTCTGAGATGGGACAGCGTCACTGGCACTTCCGCTTTATATTTTCCCGACTGGAACATAACGGAGGTTGCAAATAAATGCAGAAATCCTGGAGATCCTGGAAATCCTCGTCAAACCTCCCCTTGGTGCTACGTGAACACGACGAGTGGCAGGGAGGCTCAGTTATGTTTTATTCCAAAGTGCA GTAACTGGTGTGACGTCCCAGACGGGACCACTGAGTACAACGGTGACGTCAGACGTCCCTGCTCCAAGTGGACAGACGTGCTGGCGAATCAGACGGTGCGACTGTTCAGAGGAGAGGACTTTCCAG ACAGGTCAACCAATCACAACTTCTGCCGCAACCCCAACAACTCGCCCACTGGTCCGTGGTGCTACACCGACCTCAACGGCACCTCACAGTCCTGCTCCGTTCCTCACTGTC CAACCGCACTGGTCAGTCTCAACGAGAGCGACCCTTTGTTTGACACCGTGACGTCATGCTTTCTTGAGACCGGTGTGGAGGCCAACTACAGCCACGTGAGGGCCAGTGCCAGAGCCAGGTGCTTCACCTTGTCTGTCCTGTACGTCACAGTCCTGTGTAAGACCAACACCAGCCACCTGGCAGCGGTTCAAATCGAATGCG ACTATTGCCCGCCGTTGCCTACCACTTCTGGGCTCGTTGTGGACCAAAGGAACTACCCGCCGGGTACCAACGTCAGCTTCACGTGCAGTGACACCCGCGTGACTGTGGGTGGACGTGGCACACTGCTCTGCTCCCTCTCTCTGCAGTGGGAGGTCGTCTCTCATGACCTCCAGTGCAAAG ACTGGCCGAACTATGGACAGATGATGGTGAATTCAGCAAATGACTCTCAACGGGCGGATAGTAACGTCACAACGTGTGTTACGTTACCTGCTGGCTGGTACGACTTGACTCTGTCGGGGACACTTGAAGTCGCAGTCGTCACGTTCCGCTTTA aagaaaatgtcttcCCACTAGATGTAACGGTTGCTATGACAGCAAACTCGGGACAAAAGGCCTGCACAGCGCTCAGCAATGACACTGGGAGTGTCTTCAGGTGCCAGCAGGGCCCAGTCGGCAACAAGGTGCAAGTCCAGTTGCCCACGTGCACTCTGTGCAAATGGGGAGTGTATGGTCGGACCCTAAGCTCTG GAGCCAGCAAGGCCTTGCAGTGCCTGCAGTCACCAGCAGGTGTGGAGTACAAAGGAGACATCAACTTCACGGTCAGTGGACGTGAGTGTCTACGATGGGATGCCAAGCAGTTGGCAAATCCGTCTCCAGACGACCTCCCCGACAGTTCAGTTGCAGAAGCTGGGAACAAATGTAGGAACCCTGTGTCTCGGCTAAAAGACCGGCCATGGTGCTATGTGGATGGAGGCGGTCAGGACTGGGAGTATTGCTGCATTCCATCTtgcg AAGCAACATGCTGGATACAGAACGGTGTGACCAGTTACTATGGGGACGTGTCCGTTGCTTCCAACAACCAACCATGCGTGTCCTGGAAGAAAGCTCTAGCAAACGAGGCAGTGACATCACTCTGGCCTTGGGACTTCCCAG ACCTGTCAACCGACCACAACTTCTGCCGCAACCCCAACAACTCGCGGACTGGTCCGTGGTGCTACACCGACCTCAACGGCACCTCACAGTCCTGCTCCGTTCCTCAGTGTC CCACTCAGCTGCTTGCTTACTACGACGACCCCTACAGGCTGTCGGTCAAGTGGTGTTACATCGCCGAGGGTGTTGCTACCTTGCAGCATGTCCTCACAGTTTACCAGTCCACCTGTTTAACCACTCACCTGCCCTTTCTAACAGCTCTGTGTGCCACCAACACCAGTTTCATCGCTGTTCGGATCCCATGTG AGTTGCCGTCCTCTTGGTCTTCCAATGAGATGTCTTCAGCCGCTTCGACGATTTTCTCTGACCATGCATCGACGCCATTTCATGTAACGTCCTCTTCTTCACTCGTCGGAGAGCACACAGTGATGCCGAGCAGCGCTCTCTCGTACGTAACACGTCGGCCGTCCACACAGCCAGCCGTTGGGTACACAGCGACATCAACTCTCGACTATACCTCGATAGTAAAGACCTCCACCAACAGCCTACACTTCGACCCCATCACCAGCGTAACCACCATGTCCTACAGCGCGCCTGGAAGTACCTGGAAGTCCATCCTCCCCACGACCACGCCCATCTTTAGCATGGCGGCCACATCCAGCCTCACCCACGCTGACACACGCGCCACTACCACTGCTTATACATCTACCCCCGTCACTACTATCATGTCCACCCCCACCACTGCCGCTACATCTACTCCTATCACCTCCGCTACGTCCACCCCCAGTTCTGCTGCTACGTCCACCCCTACTTCTGCTGCTACGTCCACTTCCAGTTCTGCTGCTACGTCCACTTCCAGTTCTGCTGCTACGTCCACCTCTACTTCTGCTGCTACGTCCACTTCCAGTTCTGCAGCTACGTCCAGCGTCACTAGGACTACTCCGTCAGCTGAAAGTTTTGGCAGGAGGCAGGCCATGTGTCCCTGTGACTGTTTGCGGCGCTCCATGATGAAGAACATGTCCGAGGTGCAGGTGCAGGTGCTGGTGGTGCAGCAGCAGAAGGAGCTGACCGTGGACAAGTACGTCTTGTCCAGCACGCGCCGCCTCAAGGCCTGCGAGCCCAACCATGACATCTACGCCGTGGCCACCGGCAGTGTTCTCGGTGTGACGGCGCTGGCCGTCGTTGTTCTCTTCTTCATGATGGGCGACTTGCTCGTCTTCAGCAGTTTCCTGCGCCGCGTGTGTCGGCGGTGGTGGCAGCGCTGGCGACGGAGATAG
- the LOC112556752 gene encoding tripartite motif-containing 13-like isoform X2, translating into MAELLTVDCDCCPVCHELYSEPKLLPCAHTICRDCVLLWLRKTTWKGSCPLCRTPILSKTTQQLVQQSDHDLIKAVDELPTDQCHLKLCSSCSRYHRKVPSISDHDLHDLRTLTSETFAALSGTRCASHVDKMADLYCSDHRVVICMECATKFSHKRCNVDGIENFGKLERKRLKERVCCLQEKEKELEREIKHLEDITIKACSLSADLQKEVHEKFDKMAQTLNARRQELVDRLKASECDVTRHVTSAKSQLEMQRAVLAAHANVGERMVAMATDGGILTAVDKLEDRLKKLEKEEWKKLGNISMEVVSIDHTTFDRTQRAVAELGQLTALFLEATSSGQTLSLAGGCGVEEDDVVTPHLIELKAYTNGLPVATRTPSQQTLRVASPRRCLRYSGAALRGRRHNHIHHPDSELCSTLWFFGIHDDLRAQDCLLNEWDAP; encoded by the exons ATGGCTGAATTACTGACAGTGGACTGTGACTGCTGTCCTGTTTGTCACGAACTTTACTCGGAACCCAAACTACTCCCATGTGCCCACACCATATGTCGTGACTGCGTGCTGCTGTGGCTGAGGAAAACCACGTGGAAGGGCTCATGTCCACTCTGCCGGACACCCATCTTGTCGAAGACGACCCAGCAACTTGTCCAACAATCAGACCACGACCTCATCAAAGCTGTGGACGAGCTGCCGACAGATCAG TGCCATCTAAAGCTCTGCTCGTCCTGCTCCAGATATCACAGAAAGGTCCCATCCATCAGTGATCATGACCTCCACGACCTGCGCACCTTGACATCTGAAACGTTTGCTGCCCTGTCCGGAACGCGATGTGCGAGTCACGTGGACAAGATGGCCGACCTGTACTGCTCTGACCACCGTGTGGTCATCTGCATGGAGTGCGCCACCAAATTCTCCCATAAACGATGTAATGTTGATGGCATCGAGAATTTTGGGAAACTTGAGCGCAAGAGACTGAAAGAGCGTGTCTGCTGTCTtcaggagaaagagaaagagttggAAAGAGAA ATCAAGCATTTAGAGGACATAACGATCAAAGCCTGCTCACTGTCTGCTGACTTACAAAAGGAGGTTCACGAGAAGTTtgacaagatggcgcagacCCTGAACGCAAGACGACAAGAGCTTGTGGACCGCCTGAAGGCCAGCGAGTGTGACGTCACTCGGCACGTGACCTCAGCCAAGTCTCAACTGGAGATGCAGCGAGCGGTGCTTGCAGCACATGCGAACGTTGGGGAGCGAATGGTCGCCATGGCAACAGATGGTGGCATTTTGACTGCGGTGGACAAACTGGAGGATCGTCTGAAGAAGCTGGAAAAGGAAGAGTGGAAAAAGCTAGGAAACATCTCCATGGAAGTAGTTAGCATCGATCACACAACTTTTGACAGAACCCAACGTGCTGTTGCTGAGCTGGGTCAGCTGACTGCGTTGTTTCTAGAAGCTACG tcgTCTGGACAGACATTAAGTCTTGCGGGTGGATGCGGCGTTGAGGAGGATGACGTAGTAACACCACATCTGATTGAACTGAAAGCTTATACCAACGGATTACCAGTCGCCACCCGTACTCCATCCCAACAAACCTTGCGAGTTGCTTCCCCTCGGCGTTGCCTGCGCTATAGTGGCGCTGCTCTACGCGGGAGGAGGCACAACCACATACACCACCCTGATTCCGAGCTCTGTTCTACGCTTTGGTTCTTTGGTATCCACGACGACTTGCGAGCACAAGACTGTTTATTAAATGAGTGGGATGCTCCATAA